One genomic window of Xanthobacter dioxanivorans includes the following:
- a CDS encoding YVTN family beta-propeller repeat protein: MNEPLAVLLAPLLSAALLLAGPAATPLHAESLFVVCQSGAEISVIDLSAGAVAERIPVPKAPAGIAVSPDGGTAYVTHPDAGLLTRIDTTTRQVVDTTFIGGQPFAVVADPDGDALYVSDWAGDAVHRLDGRTLARTGTIGVGRAPAGLALDAHRRRLYSADRESDAVSVIDIARFSRIASVPVGRAPYAFDAGNDPGFLAVANVRSGDIALIDKADHAVSRLPAGRMPYGLAVVPGTGRILVANQQSGTVSLLDPKTRRETGSVRLGGSPESVVVSSDGQLAYVSEWFDDAVAVIDLDGLAVRARIRVGQGPRTMATVP; encoded by the coding sequence ATGAATGAGCCGCTGGCCGTCCTGCTGGCGCCGCTCCTGTCGGCCGCGCTCCTGCTGGCCGGCCCGGCGGCGACGCCGCTCCATGCCGAGAGCCTGTTCGTCGTCTGCCAGAGCGGCGCGGAAATCAGCGTCATCGACCTTTCGGCCGGGGCAGTGGCGGAGCGCATCCCCGTGCCGAAGGCGCCGGCGGGCATCGCCGTGTCGCCGGACGGCGGGACCGCCTACGTCACCCATCCCGATGCCGGCCTCCTCACCCGGATCGACACGACGACTCGGCAGGTCGTCGACACCACCTTTATCGGCGGCCAGCCGTTCGCGGTGGTGGCCGATCCCGATGGCGACGCGCTCTATGTGAGCGACTGGGCGGGCGATGCGGTCCACCGGCTCGATGGGCGCACGCTGGCACGCACCGGCACGATCGGGGTCGGCCGCGCGCCGGCCGGCCTCGCCCTCGATGCGCACCGCCGCCGGCTGTACAGCGCGGACCGGGAGAGCGACGCCGTCAGCGTCATCGATATTGCACGCTTCTCGCGCATCGCCTCGGTGCCGGTCGGCCGCGCGCCCTATGCCTTCGACGCGGGCAATGATCCGGGCTTCCTCGCTGTCGCCAACGTGCGCAGCGGCGATATCGCCCTCATAGACAAAGCGGACCACGCGGTCTCGCGCCTGCCGGCGGGACGGATGCCCTATGGCCTGGCCGTGGTGCCCGGGACGGGGCGCATCCTGGTGGCGAACCAGCAATCTGGCACCGTGAGCCTGCTGGACCCGAAGACGCGCCGCGAGACGGGCTCCGTCCGTCTCGGCGGCTCTCCCGAGAGCGTCGTCGTCAGCTCCGACGGACAGCTGGCCTATGTGAGCGAATGGTTCGACGACGCGGTGGCGGTGATCGATCTCGACGGGCTGGCAGTGCGCGCCCGGATCCGCGTCGGGCAGGGGCCGCGAACCATGGCCACGGTGCCGTGA